TGTAGGGCACTTTTAGGTTCAATACTACAGCCAGATACACGTTAACACTCAAAATAGACACTACGGTGATTAAGCAAGCGATGTCTAAGAGAAGCGTCTGTTTAGGCAAGTGCTTTCTAAACAGCAAACCGATGCTTAAAGAAAAAAGTGTTGCAGCAACAAAAAAGATTCCTAAACCATAATTAACCAGAAAATCCCAAACGAACGTGGGCGTTGGAGCAATTTCTGGGGCATTTAGGTAAGTGAAGTCGCCGTGTGTCACCATGTAGAGAAGGTCTTTGCCTAATGTTATTTGGTACCACAAAAAAGAAGAGTACACAGCGGGGAACGCGAAAATGCCCAATTGCGTGAGTATTTGTTTTGTGTTTCTGGGTCTGTGGTGAAGGTACAGGAGCAACAGCGGAATCAACACGAAGACGGCATATAGTTTTGTGAGGAGTGCAAGTGCGAAGAATATGCCTGCGATGGCTGTCAGTTTGAGTGAATCTTTACGGATGGCAAAGATTCCAAAGTATAGGGCAAGCAGGCTAAAGAATAGGCATTGCGCATCAATGAGGAAACTGCGGGTGAGGATTAGGTGCCATGGTGCCAAACCGAAGAGTGCAGCCGCAAACAAACCTGTTGTTTTATCGTATGTTTCTTTGCCTATTTTGTAAATGAGAACTGTGCAACCGAGCCCGAAAAGAGTTATCAAAGCAACACCATTTTCGACTGATAAACCGAAAATTTTGAACACCAACCCTGAAATATAGAAACCTAATGGCGGTTCGTCAATTATGTTGGGGATACTGTAGGCATATGGCATACCCCAATTTACCACACCTGAAGCGGCAGCATATTCGAGTCGAGTGTCACCGTTGCGAAATGGGCTAATCGTAAACGAGACCAGTGCAACACCGATTAGAATGCCTATTAGGGCGTAGTGTTCGCTTAGCAATGTTCTTAGTTTATGTTCACTAATCATGTTGGCTCAATTTGGCGTG
This genomic stretch from Candidatus Bathyarchaeota archaeon harbors:
- a CDS encoding glycosyltransferase family 39 protein; amino-acid sequence: MISEHKLRTLLSEHYALIGILIGVALVSFTISPFRNGDTRLEYAAASGVVNWGMPYAYSIPNIIDEPPLGFYISGLVFKIFGLSVENGVALITLFGLGCTVLIYKIGKETYDKTTGLFAAALFGLAPWHLILTRSFLIDAQCLFFSLLALYFGIFAIRKDSLKLTAIAGIFFALALLTKLYAVFVLIPLLLLYLHHRPRNTKQILTQLGIFAFPAVYSSFLWYQITLGKDLLYMVTHGDFTYLNAPEIAPTPTFVWDFLVNYGLGIFFVAATLFSLSIGLLFRKHLPKQTLLLDIACLITVVSILSVNVYLAVVLNLKVPYTSAVKYDYQALPYFSLLAASLASKSVFLFRTVKSQNRLRKILFFSVAFAGLLLLVAPIITNMYYAHQLSLSDYLLFRVEPDKLIGYSFFNYFPTSPDSPLMYMQYLGFAFVLSGLLWASRHKLEGS